Proteins encoded in a region of the Prunus persica cultivar Lovell chromosome G4, Prunus_persica_NCBIv2, whole genome shotgun sequence genome:
- the LOC18781458 gene encoding ammonium transporter 3 member 1, whose translation MAASPPPYNPVPVAYQGGAGAVPVWLNKGDNAWQMVAATLVGLQSVPGLVILYGSIVKKKWAVNSAFMALYAFAAVVICWVSWAYKMSFGDKLLPFWGKAGPALGQKFLINQAALPASTHYFSDHKTVETAEITPWYPMATMVWFQCVFAAITLILLAGSVLGRMNFKAWMMFVPLWLTFSYTVGAFSLWGGGFLFHWGVMDYSGGYVIHLSSGIAGFTTAYWVGPRVKKDRERFPPNNVLLVLAGAGLLWMGWAGFNGGDPYAANTDSSMAVLNTNICAATSFLVWTWLDVIFFEKPSVIGAVQGMITGLVCITPAAGLVQGWAAIVMGVMSGSVPWFTMMIVDKRWKLLSAVDDTLGVVHTHAVAGFLGGVLTGLFAEPELCALFLPVTNSRGGVYGGSGGMQILKQIVGALFIIGWNLVVTSIICLVLRCIVPLRMPEEQLLIGDDAVHGEEAYALWGDGEKYDVTRHELYSDDTSHAQKYPSSGATQVV comes from the exons ATGGCTGCTAGTCCTCCTCCATATAACCCCGTGCCGGTTGCGTACCAGGGAGGTGCCGGCGCGGTGCCAGTCTGGTTGAACAAAGGGGACAACGCATGGCAAATGGTAGCAGCCACACTCGTCGGCCTCCAAAGCGTGCCGGGTCTTGTCATTCTGTACGGAAGCatagtaaaaaagaaatgggCAGTGAACTCAGCTTTCATGGCTCTCTACGCTTTTGCGGCGGTCGTAATCTGCTGGGTGTCGTGGGCTTACAAGATGTCGTTTGGGGACAAGCTCCTACCCTTCTGGGGCAAAGCTGGCCCTGCCTTgggccagaagttcctcatcAACCAGGCAGCTCTGCCAGCGAGCACGCACTACTTCAGCGACCACAAGACTGTGGAGACTGCTGAGATCACACCCTGGTACCCGATGGCGACCATGGTGTGGTTTCAGTGCGTGTTTGCAGCCATTACGCTGATACTGCTGGCGGGGTCGGTGCTTGGGAGGATGAACTTCAAGGCGTGGATGATGTTCGTGCCGCTTTGGCTTACATTTTCGTACACTGTCGGAGCGTTCAGCTTGTGGGGTGGAGGCTTCTTGTTCCATTGGGGTGTCATGGACTATTCCGGTGGTTATGTCATTCATCTTTCTTCCGGGATTGCTGGCTTCACCACTGCTTACTgg GTAGGACCAAGGGTGAAGAAGGACAGGGAGAGATTTCCACCAAACAACGTACTTCTGGTGTTAGCCGGAGCCGGGTTGCTGTGGATGGGATGGGCAGGTTTCAACGGGGGAGATCCGTACGCGGCCAACACGGACTCATCCATGGCCGTCCTCAACACCAACATCTGCGCCGCCACGAGCTTCTTGGTTTGGACTTGGCTCGATGTCATCTTCTTTGAGAAGCCTTCCGTCATTGGAGCTGTCCAAGGAATGATCACTGGCCTCGTATGCATTACTCCTGCTGCAG GTCTTGTTCAAGGATGGGCCGCTATAGTGATGGGAGTTATGTCAGGCAGTGTGCCATGGTTCACCATGATGATAGTGGACAAGAGGTGGAAACTGCTATCCGCAGTTGACGACACCCTTGGTGTAGTTCACACCCACGCCGTGGCCGGGTTTCTTGGCGGCGTTTTAACGGGGCTTTTCGCTGAGCCTGAACTATGTGCACTCTTTTTGCCCGTCACAAACTCGCGCGGAGGCGTGTACGGAGGCTCAGGAGGAATGCAAATCCTCAAACAAATTGTGGGAGCCCTATTTATCATTGGATGGAATCTTGTGGTCACCTCCATTATTTGCCTAGTCTTACGGTGTATAGTTCCGTTGCGCATGCCGGAGGAACAGTTGCTGATTGGGGATGACGCAGTGCATGGAGAAGAGGCATATGCATTGTGGGGTGATGGGGAGAAGTATGATGTTACTAGGCATGAGCTTTACTCCGATGATACGTCACACGCTCAAAAATATCCATCCAGTGGTGCCACTCAGGTGGTCTAA